Part of the Paenibacillus aurantius genome, GTCATGCCGGCGGGCCGGGAAGGAGGCGGTGAGGACGGGAGCTTCCTATCCATCGGCCGTTCGGGAAGGGAATTGTCGATTTATGTCTCTTCAGGTAGGAAGTTAGTGGCATCTCACGTCATTTCCTGAAAAAGTAAAGATAAGAAGCTTCGGTGATACTTTTTTTGTCTAAATAATAAGAAAATAGACTATAGAGAAACCACATCAACGAACGCGCACCATACAGGGATAGGCAAAGGAGTGGTTCCCATGAAAAACCAAGCATCCCCCGCCACCGAGTGGGTTCAGCTGGCCGGGCAGTTCGCCCGGGACAATAAACAGACATCTTTCCTGCTAAAACGAATGAAAGCCCACGATATATTCATATACGAACATTCCCTTCGCGAAGCGTACTACAGCCTGCTTCTCGCCCAAGGGCTCGGGTTGAGCGGCAAGGAGCAGGAGGTGCTGTACCGTTCGGCCCTCCTGATGGACATTGGCAAGCTGCGGGTGACTTACAAAGTGGAGGCCAATCTGGACGAGTCGGGCACCCCTTCGATCCTCATGCATCCCCAATACAGCGCGGACATCCTGAAGCCCTTCATCGACCGGGGGCTGGTAGACGGGGAAGCCGTTCTGCAGCATCACGAGAACCTGGACGGCACCGGGTACCCGTACTACCGCACGTGGGAGGACATTACGCTGAACGCCCGGATTCTCCGGGTGGCGGACAGCTTTGCGGCAGCGACCTCCTACGACAAAAGAAAAGGAACGGTCCTCGGCATCGAGGCCGCCTTGGATGAGCTCTACCGCTGGAGCGACATGATGTATGACGCGGACCTGGTCAACATGCTGTGTCATTATTACGGCGCGGAGATCAAGAAGGACAAGCCGGAGAAAACCTCGACGCTTCGTCTGATCAATCATTAATCAAGGAGCCGGGCACGGCTTCGGGGCAGAAGCAACCGGCTGCTGCTTCAAGAAGGAGAGGAGGGCCCCACTCCTCTTGAGAGCAGAAGAGGCGGGGGGGCTGCCCTGCGTTCGCGTACGGGGGGGCAGATTAGGCCGGTCGGCACGCGGCTTGCCCTGCTGCGTCCATCCGCGAGGAAAGGGACCGTCTTGCCTGCCGCCGAGTCCTCGCAGGGGGGGGCCGGTCGGCGCGCTTTGCTAAAGCGGAAGGAAGAGAGGACCAGCCTTTGGTTCACTCGCTCTCTAACGAATCGGGGGAACCTTATTTAGCCGAAAACGGCCTTGCCAAACTTCTAACGAATCCTGGTCGTGTTATTGGCTCTCTAACGCTCCTTTTTACCGGGGGTCGGGCCGAATAGGGTGTGGAGGATTCGTTAGAATTTACGAAGGGTCTTTTTGAAGCGAATAAGCAGTGTACGATTCATTAGAATTTCCGACCAGTCGCTTGGTTACCAGGCCGGACGCGAAACCGATAGCTGAAACAACAAAACAAAAAGGCGCTCTCCAAGTCATTCCGGATGACTTGGAGAGCGCCTTTTGGCCGTTTCGCCTACTTCTCCTCGAGCCAAGGCTTCAGCTCGGCCTCATATTGGGCGTAATAGACCTCCCACTCGCTCTTGTCGAGCTCTTTCGGCTGTCCGTCAACCGCCGCCTCCAGAAGGCCGAGGCACACCTGCCAGCCGGCCAGGTCCTTCGGGGTATGGCCGGTCATTTGGACGATGGTCTCGATCAGCACGAGACGGCAGCCATCGCCTTCCGGATACAGCTCGAAGCGGACGCGGTCCTTGCCCCAGGTGTATTCCAGCACTTCCTTCTCCTTAACCTCCAGAATTTCGAGTTCCTCGAACGTGCCGTTCTTCATGTCGAAGCGGATGATTCCACCCGGACGAAGCTCCTGAATCTGAAGCTGCCCGAACCATTGGGCGAGCTTCTCGTTCTTCGTCAGGGAGGCCCAGACCTTCTCGACGGAGTGCTTCAGGCGGCGTTCAAAACGGGCGGTGTACCCCTCCCCGGTTTTCTTCACAACAGCTAACATCAAACATCCTCCTCTTCATCGAGATGCCGTTCCAGGGCATCCAGTTTGCCGGACCAGAACGAGCGGTACGGTTCGAGCCAGTGGTCGATGGCTTCGAGCGGCTCCGCACGCAGCCCGTAAAGGTGCTTCTGTGCTTCTTTTCGGACCGAGACGAGGCCAGCCTCACGAAGGATCCTTAGATGCTTGGAGATGCCGGGCTGGCTGAGCGACGACAGGGCGACCAGCTCGCCGACCGACCGCTCTTTCATCCTCAGGTAGTCGAGAATTGTTCGGCGGTTCGGTTCCGCGAGCACTTCAAAGAGATTAACAGGCTTCATGCTCACTATATTACCACATGGTTATATAACTTGAAAGCAATATTTTAAGGGTGCGACAATCAGAATCAAGCCGTTCGGGTATTGCAGGCCTCGATGCATGCTCCAAAAGAGAAGGCTGCGGTTAGGGATCGTGACAGGAAAAATGTTCTTGAAACCGCTACCAAAGCGTAGTAATATGATAACAAACGTTACCGGGAACGTTTCCGGTAACGATACCGGAAACGAAAGCGAGGTGACAAAGTGGCCAATATCAAGGACATCGCGAAGCATCTGGGCATTTCCGTCTCGACCGTTTCCCGGGCGATGAACGATCATCCGGACGTCAGCGAGGAAACGAAGAGCAATGTGATGCAGGCGGTCCGCGCGCTCAATTACCGGCCGAATGCGCTGGCCAAGGGGCTCATCCAGAAGAAGACGTTCACGATCGGCCTGATGATCCCCGACATAGCCGACCCGTTCTTCTCAGAGCTCGGCGACGCCGTCGAGAGCAAGCTGTTCGAGCACGGCTACCAGGTCATTTACGGTAACACCAAGCGCAACCCGGCCAAGGAGAAGCAGTTCCTGATGACCGCGATGGAGCGTCAGTACGACGGCCTCATCCTTACTCCGGATCACTTGGATGAAGAGTTCGTCGACCTGCTGACGAACCTGCCCATGCCGGCCGTGTTCTTGCGCAGACGAACCCCGCCGGGTTTGTCCATGCCTTTTATCGACGTCGATCATCACCGGGCGGCGCTCGATGCGATGGACCATTTAATCGGACTCGGCCACCGGCACATCGGCTTCATCGGCATGCCGGACAATTCCTTCATCGGTAACGAGCGCCTCCGCGGCTACCGGGAGCGCATGGAGCTCAGCAGGCTGCCCTGCGATCCGACGCACGTGGAGACCGGCGGCCGCTCCATCCGCGACGGGAGGGAAGCGATGGAGCGGCTGTACGCCCGCCATTCTGAGTTGACGGCGGTTTTCGCCGCAAACGATCTGCTCGGCATCGGTGCGCTGGAATGGTTAGCGAGGCGGCAGATTCCGGTACCGCAGCGGGTGTCGGTGATCGGCTTCGACAATTTGAATCTGGCGGAGCTTCACTGGATCCAGCTGACGACGATGGAGCAGCCGCGCCCGCGGATGGGCAGCCGGGCAGCAGAACTGCTTTTACGCATGATGGAAGATAAAGCGCTTAATCCTGAACCGGAGCTGTTCGATACGAAGCTCATTATCCGCGGCTCCTGCGCGTCAGCAAGCGGGAACGCCTAATCCGCTATCGAGGGGAGAATCGGTAAGCATGCTTTGGTATTTCAAGAATGCCGGGAAACGAAAATGGATCGAATTCCTTCTGCTTGTCGTCTTCGCCGTCTTCTTCATGGGACCGCTGCTCAATCTGCTGCTTCTGGCCTTTACCGGCAAATGGCAGTATCCGGCCCCGATTCCGCAGTCGTGGTCGCTCGACTGGTGGAAATTCGTGCTCTCCAAGGACGAGGTCGTGAAGTCGATCGGCCTGTCCTTCCTCATCGCCACCGTCGTAACCGCTCTCTCGATTGTGCTGTGCATTCCGGCGGCTTATGCTTTTGCGCGTATCCGGTTTCCGCTGAGCCGTCTGTTTCTGTTCTCGTTTCTGCTGACCCACGCCTTCCCCAAGATGGGGCTGTATGTCTCGATCGCCGTGCTGTTC contains:
- a CDS encoding HD-GYP domain-containing protein, whose product is MKNQASPATEWVQLAGQFARDNKQTSFLLKRMKAHDIFIYEHSLREAYYSLLLAQGLGLSGKEQEVLYRSALLMDIGKLRVTYKVEANLDESGTPSILMHPQYSADILKPFIDRGLVDGEAVLQHHENLDGTGYPYYRTWEDITLNARILRVADSFAAATSYDKRKGTVLGIEAALDELYRWSDMMYDADLVNMLCHYYGAEIKKDKPEKTSTLRLINH
- a CDS encoding SRPBCC family protein: MLAVVKKTGEGYTARFERRLKHSVEKVWASLTKNEKLAQWFGQLQIQELRPGGIIRFDMKNGTFEELEILEVKEKEVLEYTWGKDRVRFELYPEGDGCRLVLIETIVQMTGHTPKDLAGWQVCLGLLEAAVDGQPKELDKSEWEVYYAQYEAELKPWLEEK
- a CDS encoding ArsR/SmtB family transcription factor; the protein is MKPVNLFEVLAEPNRRTILDYLRMKERSVGELVALSSLSQPGISKHLRILREAGLVSVRKEAQKHLYGLRAEPLEAIDHWLEPYRSFWSGKLDALERHLDEEEDV
- a CDS encoding LacI family DNA-binding transcriptional regulator, producing MANIKDIAKHLGISVSTVSRAMNDHPDVSEETKSNVMQAVRALNYRPNALAKGLIQKKTFTIGLMIPDIADPFFSELGDAVESKLFEHGYQVIYGNTKRNPAKEKQFLMTAMERQYDGLILTPDHLDEEFVDLLTNLPMPAVFLRRRTPPGLSMPFIDVDHHRAALDAMDHLIGLGHRHIGFIGMPDNSFIGNERLRGYRERMELSRLPCDPTHVETGGRSIRDGREAMERLYARHSELTAVFAANDLLGIGALEWLARRQIPVPQRVSVIGFDNLNLAELHWIQLTTMEQPRPRMGSRAAELLLRMMEDKALNPEPELFDTKLIIRGSCASASGNA